In Candidatus Protochlamydia phocaeensis, a single genomic region encodes these proteins:
- a CDS encoding thioredoxin domain-containing protein: protein MTDRPLYTNRLINEKSPYLLQHAHNPVDWYPWGEEAFEAARSQDKPIFLSIGYATCHWCHVMERESFEDIGVAQLMNQVFINIKVDREELPDVDSLYMEFAQSMMAGAAGWPLNVILTPHLQPFFAATYLPPHSSHGLMGLSDLIVRISELWTGEEREKILTQAEKIVEVFSSSVQTGGEDISDEEQIQATADLLYKMADPIYGGIKGAPKFPIGYQSSFMLRYYAGMKDSRALFLVERTLDMMHRGGIYDHLAGGFSRYSVDEKWLIPHFEKMLYDNAILVQSYLEAWQLTKKPLYREVCEEIVQYVLRDMTHPEGGFYSAEDADSEGHEGLFYTWPYEEVKQVLGNDSDLFCQFYEITPEGNFEGRNVLHTPLTLEEFAAQHHKDEEELKRLFGEQRKKLWQVREKRVHPFKDDKILCSWNGLMIYSLAEAAYALNHPPYLEAAIKAARFIKTHLWKEGKLLRRWRDGQAMFTASLDEYAFLIKGVLSLFEANAGTEWLEWAVEMTNILKDGYKAEGGAFYQTDGTDKNLILRKCQFSDGAEPSGNAVHCENLLRLYQLTNQEDFLLQAEDIFKGVKEYLENYSPGYCFHIMNLHRFYDDKAPTLVIALNSKREFEPELKQLIYEHFIPHKAIIWQTQDIALEELIPFIKTQTTRQDQTTLYICYEGVCQQPLTTLEDMRLAIEKLA, encoded by the coding sequence ATGACCGATCGCCCTCTTTATACAAACCGTTTGATTAATGAAAAATCCCCCTATCTTTTGCAGCACGCGCATAATCCCGTTGATTGGTATCCATGGGGAGAGGAAGCGTTTGAAGCGGCTAGAAGTCAAGACAAGCCTATTTTTTTATCGATTGGGTATGCGACTTGCCACTGGTGCCATGTGATGGAAAGGGAATCTTTTGAAGATATTGGGGTGGCACAGTTGATGAATCAGGTATTCATTAATATTAAGGTCGATCGAGAAGAGTTGCCGGATGTAGACAGCCTTTATATGGAATTTGCTCAAAGCATGATGGCGGGAGCTGCCGGATGGCCGCTCAATGTGATTTTGACACCTCACCTACAACCCTTCTTTGCTGCCACCTATCTTCCTCCGCATAGCAGCCATGGGCTGATGGGGCTATCTGACTTAATTGTCCGCATTTCTGAATTATGGACAGGGGAAGAGCGAGAAAAAATTTTGACGCAGGCAGAGAAAATTGTAGAGGTATTCTCAAGCAGTGTGCAGACCGGTGGGGAAGACATCTCCGATGAAGAACAAATACAGGCGACAGCGGATTTGCTGTATAAGATGGCGGATCCCATTTATGGAGGGATCAAAGGTGCGCCGAAGTTTCCCATTGGCTATCAGTCCAGCTTTATGCTCCGCTATTATGCCGGCATGAAAGACAGCCGGGCGCTTTTCCTGGTTGAGCGCACGTTGGATATGATGCATCGAGGAGGCATTTATGATCATCTGGCAGGTGGTTTTTCCCGCTATAGCGTAGATGAAAAATGGCTGATCCCTCACTTTGAAAAAATGCTTTATGACAATGCTATTTTGGTGCAAAGCTATCTGGAGGCATGGCAGCTAACAAAGAAGCCGCTTTACCGGGAAGTTTGCGAGGAGATTGTCCAATATGTTCTCAGGGATATGACCCATCCAGAAGGCGGATTCTATTCAGCAGAAGATGCCGATTCGGAAGGGCATGAAGGCTTATTTTATACTTGGCCTTATGAAGAAGTAAAGCAAGTATTAGGCAATGATAGCGATCTATTTTGCCAATTTTATGAGATTACACCCGAAGGGAATTTTGAGGGCCGCAATGTCCTGCATACGCCCCTTACGTTGGAAGAATTTGCTGCCCAGCATCATAAAGACGAGGAAGAGCTCAAGCGTCTATTTGGCGAGCAAAGAAAAAAATTGTGGCAGGTAAGAGAAAAGCGCGTTCATCCGTTCAAAGATGATAAAATCCTTTGCTCATGGAATGGCCTGATGATTTATTCGTTGGCTGAAGCGGCTTATGCGCTTAACCATCCTCCTTATTTAGAAGCTGCGATTAAGGCTGCGCGTTTCATTAAAACGCATCTTTGGAAGGAAGGTAAATTGCTGAGGCGTTGGCGGGATGGCCAGGCCATGTTTACAGCCAGTTTAGATGAATATGCGTTCTTGATTAAAGGCGTATTATCCTTATTTGAAGCCAATGCCGGAACGGAGTGGTTAGAATGGGCGGTTGAAATGACCAACATTCTAAAAGACGGGTATAAAGCCGAAGGGGGCGCCTTTTATCAGACTGACGGAACGGATAAAAACCTCATTTTGAGGAAATGCCAATTTTCGGATGGAGCGGAACCGTCCGGAAATGCTGTTCATTGCGAGAATCTTTTGCGGCTGTACCAACTTACCAATCAAGAGGATTTTCTTCTTCAGGCAGAAGATATTTTTAAAGGAGTGAAAGAGTATTTAGAAAACTATTCGCCAGGCTATTGTTTTCATATCATGAACCTTCATCGTTTTTATGATGATAAAGCTCCCACTCTTGTCATTGCCTTGAATTCTAAGCGTGAATTTGAACCGGAGCTGAAGCAGTTGATATACGAGCATTTTATTCCTCATAAAGCAATCATCTGGCAAACGCAAGACATCGCTTTGGAAGAATTGATTCCATTTATCAAGACTCAAACAACCCGGCAAGATCAAACGACTTTGTATATTTGCTATGAAGGGGTTTGCCAGCAGCCATTGACAACCTTGGAAGACATGAGACTGGCAATTGAGAAATTAGCTTAA